One Syngnathus acus chromosome 13, fSynAcu1.2, whole genome shotgun sequence genomic window carries:
- the c1qtnf5 gene encoding complement C1q tumor necrosis factor-related protein 5, producing the protein MTTLKSLPLPLFLLVLQVRLSTLLEDNKIPPSLCTGHPGIPGSPGVHGTPGLPGRDGRDGRDSAPGEKGEKGDMGASGETGEQGLTGDKGDSGERGQKGEAGQCAVAPKSSFSAKISEGRDLPLPAGGVVLFDKILLNQQGDYNAETGRFTCKVPGVYYFAVHATVYRTSLQFDLMKNGHTVASYFQFFGNWPKPAALSGGSLVHLVPGDQVWIQMSLGEYNGFYSSTKTDSTFSGFLVYSDWKNSAVFA; encoded by the exons ATGACAACGCTCAAGTCGCTGCCTTTACCGCTCTTCCTGCTTGTTCTCCAAGTACGTCTCTCTACTCTGTTAGAGGACAACAAGATTCCTCCCAGTCTGTGTACGGGCCACCCTGGCATCCCGGGCTCTCCCGGAGTTCACGGCACCCCCGGTCTGCCTGGGAGAGATGGACGGGACGGAAGAGATTCTGCTCCGGGGGAGAAAGGAGAAAAGGGGGACATGGGAGCTTCAG GTGAGACGGGTGAGCAAGGCCTGACAGGAGATAAAGGTGACTCCGGAGAGCGAGGGCAGAAGGGTGAGGCGGGACAGTGCGCTGTGGCCCCCAAATCATCCTTCAGCGCCAAAATATCCGAAGGCCGCGACTTGCCGCTTCCCGCGGGCGGCGTGGTGCTCTTCGACAAGATCTTGCTCAACCAGCAGGGCGACTACAACGCTGAGACGGGCCGCTTCACCTGCAAAGTCCCCGGCGTGTACTACTTTGCCGTCCACGCCACCGTGTACCGCACCAGTTTGCAGTTTGACCTCATGAAAAACGGACACACCGTCGCCTCCTATTTCCAGTTTTTCGGCAACTGGCCCAAACCGGCGGCGTTGTCGGGCGGGTCCCTTGTCCACCTGGTTCCCGGGGACCAGGTGTGGATCCAGATGTCTCTGGGGGAATACAATGGATTCTACTCCAGCACCAAGACAGACAGCACTTTCAGCGGCTTCCTGGTGTACTCAGACTGGAAAAACTCTGCGGTGTTTGCATGA
- the rnf26 gene encoding E3 ubiquitin-protein ligase RNF26 isoform X2, giving the protein MKAKKTNEPRKCLDAVCLLLDVNFLLVHTVVRAVLAVYHFIINLPALFVYSILELGNLGLLCLLSTAEATSHIAQGATAVLGRLMLSLEGLLESLKMVGYLLTHVLLRGKEQLCRGLLSLLEACSIALNLLVYLVNTGVNYALIAALNVYSAVLSVWQTVSSPLQMALELTLTFLTFLYSSLIGTSAFLWSPFKLALDFLASLLHIFISIFILNTYGLALTVGIALATTAYLNPEVTTQRIAACVNAFPAIQRLSTALHSALRLLRGVLRHLRRVMLQLYLLERRIWRQLSRHSSQLSLALRTQLHRENRAGGDPDGEEIRRDPPDGRAGDHPEERPASASSSEARPLKAEQLWRPPAENLLTLLNEQEQRKMCVICHDCAKTVVLLPCRHLCLCRGCTDILLQQPFYQHNCPLCRRIIFDTIEVYL; this is encoded by the exons atgaaagcaaagaaaacgaACGAACCAC GAAAATGTCTCGATGCAGTCTGTTTATTGCTGGACGTCAATTTCCTCCTCGTCCACACAGTAGTCCGCGCTGTCCTGGCAGTGTATCACTTTATAATCAACCTGCCTGCATTGTTCGTGTACTCCATCCTGGAGCTTGGCAACTTGGGACTTCTCTGCTTGCTCTCCACGGCGGAGGCAACGTCCCACATCGCCCAAGGTGCGACGGCCGTGCTGGGCCGCCTCATGCTGTCTCTGGAGGGACTTCTAGAGAGCTTGAAGATGGTGGGCTACCTGTTGACGCACGTGCTGCTCCGTGGCAAGGAGCAGCTGTGTCGGGGGCTGCTGTCACTGCTGGAGGCTTGCAGCATCGCGCTCAACCTCCTGGTCTACCTGGTCAACACGGGGGTCAACTACGCCCTCATCGCCGCCCTCAACGTGTACTCGGCCGTGCTCAGCGTGTGGCAGACGGTTTCCAGCCCGCTGCAGATGGCGCTGGAGCTCACGCTGACTTTCCTCACCTTCCTCTACAGCAGCCTGATCGGCACGTCCGCCTTCCTGTGGTCACCCTTCAAGCTGGCTTTGGACTTTCTGGCATCACTGCTGCACATCTTTATCAGCATCTTCATACTCAACACGTATGGCCTGGCGCTCACCGTCGGCATAGCGCTGGCAACAACGGCCTACCTTAACCCAGAAGTCACCACGCAGAGAATTGCGGCTTGTGTCAACGCCTTCCCGGCAATCCAGAGACTTTCCACGGCGCTCCATTCAGCTCTACGTTTATTACGAGGCGTCCTGCGGCACCTGCGCCGGGTGATGCTTCAACTGTACCTGCTGGAGAGAAGAATCTGGCGACAGCTGTCTCGCCACAGCAGCCAGTTGAGCCTGGCGCTGAGGACGCAGCTCCACAGGGAGAACCGAGCGGGCGGCGATCCAGACGGCGAGGAGATCAGACGAGACCCGCCCGACGGCAGGGCGGGAGACCACCCAGAGGAGCGTCCGGCATCGGCGTCATCGAGCGAGGCGAGACCTCTGAAGGCGGAGCAGCTGTGGCGCCCCCCGGCGGAGAACTTGCTGACGCTGCTGAACGAGCAGGAGCAACGCAAGATGTGCGTCATCTGCCACGACTGCGCCAAAACGGTGGTGCTGCTGCCGTGCAGGCATCTATGCTTGTGTCGAGGCTGCACCGACATCCTTCTGCAGCAGCCCTTCTACCAGCACAACTGCCCGCTGTGTCGCCGCATTATTTTCGACACCATCGAGGTGTACCTTTGA
- the rnf26 gene encoding E3 ubiquitin-protein ligase RNF26 isoform X1 — translation MGPVNIVISTVGKCLDAVCLLLDVNFLLVHTVVRAVLAVYHFIINLPALFVYSILELGNLGLLCLLSTAEATSHIAQGATAVLGRLMLSLEGLLESLKMVGYLLTHVLLRGKEQLCRGLLSLLEACSIALNLLVYLVNTGVNYALIAALNVYSAVLSVWQTVSSPLQMALELTLTFLTFLYSSLIGTSAFLWSPFKLALDFLASLLHIFISIFILNTYGLALTVGIALATTAYLNPEVTTQRIAACVNAFPAIQRLSTALHSALRLLRGVLRHLRRVMLQLYLLERRIWRQLSRHSSQLSLALRTQLHRENRAGGDPDGEEIRRDPPDGRAGDHPEERPASASSSEARPLKAEQLWRPPAENLLTLLNEQEQRKMCVICHDCAKTVVLLPCRHLCLCRGCTDILLQQPFYQHNCPLCRRIIFDTIEVYL, via the coding sequence ATGGGACCAGTAAACATTGTCATTTCCACTGTAGGAAAATGTCTCGATGCAGTCTGTTTATTGCTGGACGTCAATTTCCTCCTCGTCCACACAGTAGTCCGCGCTGTCCTGGCAGTGTATCACTTTATAATCAACCTGCCTGCATTGTTCGTGTACTCCATCCTGGAGCTTGGCAACTTGGGACTTCTCTGCTTGCTCTCCACGGCGGAGGCAACGTCCCACATCGCCCAAGGTGCGACGGCCGTGCTGGGCCGCCTCATGCTGTCTCTGGAGGGACTTCTAGAGAGCTTGAAGATGGTGGGCTACCTGTTGACGCACGTGCTGCTCCGTGGCAAGGAGCAGCTGTGTCGGGGGCTGCTGTCACTGCTGGAGGCTTGCAGCATCGCGCTCAACCTCCTGGTCTACCTGGTCAACACGGGGGTCAACTACGCCCTCATCGCCGCCCTCAACGTGTACTCGGCCGTGCTCAGCGTGTGGCAGACGGTTTCCAGCCCGCTGCAGATGGCGCTGGAGCTCACGCTGACTTTCCTCACCTTCCTCTACAGCAGCCTGATCGGCACGTCCGCCTTCCTGTGGTCACCCTTCAAGCTGGCTTTGGACTTTCTGGCATCACTGCTGCACATCTTTATCAGCATCTTCATACTCAACACGTATGGCCTGGCGCTCACCGTCGGCATAGCGCTGGCAACAACGGCCTACCTTAACCCAGAAGTCACCACGCAGAGAATTGCGGCTTGTGTCAACGCCTTCCCGGCAATCCAGAGACTTTCCACGGCGCTCCATTCAGCTCTACGTTTATTACGAGGCGTCCTGCGGCACCTGCGCCGGGTGATGCTTCAACTGTACCTGCTGGAGAGAAGAATCTGGCGACAGCTGTCTCGCCACAGCAGCCAGTTGAGCCTGGCGCTGAGGACGCAGCTCCACAGGGAGAACCGAGCGGGCGGCGATCCAGACGGCGAGGAGATCAGACGAGACCCGCCCGACGGCAGGGCGGGAGACCACCCAGAGGAGCGTCCGGCATCGGCGTCATCGAGCGAGGCGAGACCTCTGAAGGCGGAGCAGCTGTGGCGCCCCCCGGCGGAGAACTTGCTGACGCTGCTGAACGAGCAGGAGCAACGCAAGATGTGCGTCATCTGCCACGACTGCGCCAAAACGGTGGTGCTGCTGCCGTGCAGGCATCTATGCTTGTGTCGAGGCTGCACCGACATCCTTCTGCAGCAGCCCTTCTACCAGCACAACTGCCCGCTGTGTCGCCGCATTATTTTCGACACCATCGAGGTGTACCTTTGA